In Balneola sp., one genomic interval encodes:
- a CDS encoding 6-phosphofructokinase, which yields MKKVLVTTGGGDCPGLNAVIRAIVKRAGRTQDWEVYGSKEAFNGVLRTPKEIIKLDNERVAGIHAKGGTILQTTNKGGPFSWPVEKSDGSWTTEDRSDEMISYLKDEGFEVVINIGGDGSQRISQALHEKGLNVIGVPKTIDNDLACTDYTFGFQTAVDIATDAVDKLVTTAESHHRLMILEVMGRNAGWIALHAALGGGAEVCLIPEIPYDIDKVLEKLHDRYSAGGKGFAIIVIAEGAKPKEGTTVSRESEEVGYKNVRFGGVAYQLSAQLKDAGFKHDIREMVLGHLQRGGTPIAFDRVLATQFGAKAMEMVIQGKYGEMVAFQDHDIVSVPLSEATKGQNLVDPNSFLVQAAKGVGISFGD from the coding sequence ATGAAGAAGGTATTAGTTACTACAGGCGGCGGAGACTGCCCCGGATTAAACGCGGTTATCAGAGCTATTGTAAAGCGTGCAGGAAGAACTCAAGATTGGGAAGTTTATGGAAGTAAAGAAGCCTTCAATGGTGTTTTACGAACTCCAAAAGAGATTATAAAGCTAGATAACGAACGTGTGGCCGGTATTCATGCCAAAGGTGGCACCATCCTTCAAACCACAAATAAGGGCGGACCTTTTAGCTGGCCGGTTGAAAAAAGCGACGGCTCCTGGACCACTGAAGATCGCTCTGATGAAATGATCTCCTATCTAAAGGATGAAGGATTTGAAGTAGTCATAAACATCGGCGGTGACGGTTCTCAGAGAATCAGCCAGGCTCTGCATGAAAAAGGACTGAATGTAATTGGTGTTCCTAAAACAATTGACAATGACCTGGCCTGTACCGACTACACCTTTGGTTTCCAGACTGCCGTAGATATTGCTACTGATGCCGTTGATAAATTGGTTACCACAGCCGAAAGTCACCACCGGCTTATGATACTTGAAGTAATGGGACGCAACGCCGGCTGGATTGCCCTGCATGCAGCTTTAGGCGGCGGAGCAGAAGTTTGCCTTATCCCTGAAATCCCCTACGATATCGATAAAGTACTCGAGAAATTACACGACCGCTACAGTGCAGGCGGCAAAGGTTTTGCCATTATAGTGATTGCGGAAGGAGCCAAACCAAAAGAAGGAACCACTGTTTCGCGGGAGAGTGAAGAAGTGGGCTATAAAAATGTTCGGTTTGGCGGTGTAGCCTATCAACTTTCGGCTCAGCTCAAAGATGCCGGTTTTAAACATGATATACGTGAAATGGTGCTTGGTCACTTACAGCGTGGTGGTACTCCAATCGCCTTCGACCGGGTATTAGCTACTCAGTTTGGCGCGAAGGCCATGGAAATGGTTATTCAGGGGAAATACGGGGAAATGGTTGCCTTCCAGGATCATGATATAGTTTCAGTCCCATTATCAGAAGCGACCAAGGGACAAAACCTTGTCGACCCCAATAGTTTTTTGGTTCAAGCAGCTAAAGGGGTTGGTATTTCTTTTGGGGATTGA
- a CDS encoding acetylxylan esterase: MKYFCLSLLFLFSVNQLIAQNAPVDTSKYLPLTTFSTQEDHANMMKQLGISELRHGPSGNPSAPNAANYDEAKANPCPELPALMITEDGKQVTNSSMWWNQRRPELIESFDREVYGRIPDNVPKVNWEVEITDNEWVGRIPVVAKKVTGFVDNSNYPLIDVEIEMMVVVPTHVEGPVPVLMMFGQPEFPAPAQPNKDDLEQINDSFKDMMIKNDPEMKKMFEKYPAYQPIQAGQSGPNWFAPTVNGDSPRTEQLLAAGWGYATISPSSIQADNGAGLTRGIIGLTNKGQPRTPEQWGSLRAWAWGAARGLDYLETDTLVDASKVGIEGVSRYGKAALVTLAFEERFAVGLIGSSGKGGATLHRRVFGEAVESITGSGEYHWMAGNYLKYGTEESDFGKKTGCDLPVDSHQLIALAAPRLTFISYGIPEQGDALWLDQTGSYMATIAAQPAFTLLGAEGLGKSNDYMNEDMPEPQTELMDGELAWRQHIGGHTDAPNFQHFIPWASKKLGYEMKARGWGN; encoded by the coding sequence ATGAAATATTTCTGCCTTTCGCTGTTGTTCCTTTTTTCAGTTAACCAGTTAATAGCCCAGAACGCCCCTGTTGATACCTCTAAATATCTTCCACTCACTACTTTTTCTACTCAGGAGGATCATGCGAACATGATGAAACAGCTTGGGATCAGTGAATTAAGACACGGCCCAAGCGGAAACCCTTCCGCTCCCAATGCGGCTAATTATGACGAAGCTAAGGCAAACCCCTGCCCTGAACTTCCGGCACTCATGATCACAGAAGATGGCAAACAAGTAACAAACTCTTCAATGTGGTGGAATCAACGCAGACCGGAATTGATCGAAAGTTTCGATCGTGAAGTTTATGGTCGTATTCCGGACAACGTACCCAAAGTAAACTGGGAAGTCGAAATTACAGATAATGAATGGGTTGGGCGAATTCCTGTGGTGGCCAAAAAAGTAACCGGATTTGTAGATAACAGTAACTATCCACTCATTGATGTGGAAATCGAGATGATGGTTGTAGTTCCAACACATGTGGAAGGCCCGGTTCCTGTTTTGATGATGTTTGGTCAACCGGAATTTCCGGCTCCGGCTCAACCGAATAAAGATGACCTCGAGCAAATCAATGATTCTTTTAAGGACATGATGATTAAAAATGATCCTGAAATGAAGAAGATGTTTGAAAAGTATCCGGCCTATCAACCTATACAAGCAGGACAAAGCGGTCCAAATTGGTTCGCCCCTACTGTTAATGGAGATTCCCCACGAACTGAACAATTGTTAGCGGCCGGATGGGGTTATGCGACAATAAGTCCTTCCAGCATTCAAGCTGATAACGGTGCCGGGTTAACACGGGGAATCATTGGCTTGACAAACAAAGGTCAGCCCCGCACTCCCGAACAATGGGGATCTTTAAGAGCATGGGCCTGGGGCGCTGCTCGCGGACTCGATTACCTGGAAACAGACACACTGGTGGATGCTTCAAAAGTTGGCATCGAAGGTGTATCCAGATACGGAAAAGCAGCATTGGTTACTCTTGCCTTTGAGGAACGCTTCGCAGTAGGATTGATTGGTTCTTCTGGTAAAGGAGGTGCTACCCTGCATCGTCGTGTGTTTGGTGAAGCAGTTGAAAGTATTACAGGATCAGGTGAATATCACTGGATGGCCGGTAACTACCTCAAGTACGGAACAGAGGAATCTGATTTTGGAAAGAAAACCGGATGTGATCTGCCCGTTGATTCTCATCAGCTTATAGCTCTTGCTGCTCCAAGACTCACTTTTATAAGCTATGGAATACCTGAACAAGGCGATGCATTATGGCTTGATCAAACAGGAAGTTATATGGCAACGATCGCTGCACAACCTGCTTTCACCTTATTGGGAGCCGAAGGACTTGGTAAGTCCAATGACTATATGAATGAAGATATGCCGGAGCCACAAACTGAATTAATGGATGGCGAGCTTGCCTGGCGCCAACATATCGGAGGCCATACTGATGCTCCTAATTTCCAACATTTTATTCCATGGGCTAGCAAAAAATTGGGTTATGAAATGAAAGCAAGAGGCTGGGGTAATTAA
- a CDS encoding Crp/Fnr family transcriptional regulator: MRKLTLSFLLIAIAVPTMVSAQPQFKALLFTKTAGWHHESINEGVDGIRKLADRHQFQVDWQEQANRISSENLKQYDVIIFLSTTGDILNEEQQKAMEEFIQSGKGFVGIHAASDTEYEWEWYTQLVGRMFEIHPANQTTRVTVLDSSFPGMERMPESYLWTDELYEFGEEKVEGLNYLMTIDESYYEVQPAWGDKKTEGMGDFHPVAWYHEFDGGRSFYTAFGHMPQTYSDNMFLEHIYGGIYWAATGKGIE; encoded by the coding sequence ATGCGAAAATTAACCCTCTCTTTTTTACTCATTGCAATTGCTGTACCTACAATGGTTAGTGCACAACCTCAATTCAAAGCATTATTGTTTACGAAAACAGCAGGGTGGCATCATGAATCTATTAATGAAGGAGTAGATGGGATACGGAAACTCGCAGACCGTCATCAATTTCAGGTTGACTGGCAAGAACAAGCCAACCGAATTAGTAGTGAAAACCTTAAACAGTATGATGTAATTATTTTTCTGAGCACTACCGGTGATATTCTGAATGAGGAGCAACAAAAGGCGATGGAAGAGTTTATTCAATCCGGGAAAGGATTTGTAGGAATTCATGCGGCCTCTGATACCGAATATGAGTGGGAGTGGTATACACAGCTGGTGGGGCGGATGTTTGAAATTCATCCCGCTAACCAAACAACAAGAGTAACGGTCTTAGATTCCAGTTTTCCCGGGATGGAGCGGATGCCTGAGTCTTACCTATGGACCGACGAGCTCTATGAATTCGGGGAAGAGAAGGTAGAGGGCTTGAATTACCTCATGACAATAGACGAATCTTACTATGAGGTGCAGCCAGCTTGGGGAGATAAGAAGACGGAAGGAATGGGTGACTTCCATCCGGTGGCTTGGTATCATGAGTTTGATGGAGGGCGATCTTTTTATACCGCTTTTGGTCACATGCCTCAAACCTACTCGGATAATATGTTTCTGGAACATATCTATGGCGGAATTTACTGGGCCGCTACAGGAAAGGGCATAGAATAG
- a CDS encoding NAD-dependent dehydratase, with amino-acid sequence MNVLVIGANGQIGKKLVHQLKEKGHQPKAMIRKKEQIDQFEKNGIDTVLADLEEDISHAFEGVDAVVFTAGSGGNTPKSQTKVIDRDGAIKAIDETKKSGADRFIMVSALKANRDENTWSKPMEHYYEAKAKADEYLRNTDLNYTVLMPGRLTNKEGNSQVILQERIDPIQDETITRSDVASVITEIMEEKATFRKSLELLQGEDTIKKAIEKLG; translated from the coding sequence ATGAATGTATTGGTAATTGGTGCTAATGGACAAATTGGAAAAAAATTAGTTCATCAGCTTAAAGAAAAGGGTCATCAGCCCAAGGCGATGATTCGCAAGAAAGAGCAAATCGATCAGTTTGAAAAGAATGGAATTGATACGGTTTTAGCTGATCTGGAAGAAGACATTAGCCATGCTTTTGAAGGTGTGGATGCCGTCGTATTTACAGCAGGTTCCGGAGGGAATACCCCAAAATCACAAACAAAAGTGATAGATCGGGATGGTGCAATCAAGGCAATAGATGAAACTAAGAAGTCGGGAGCAGATCGGTTTATAATGGTTAGTGCCCTGAAAGCCAATCGAGATGAAAATACATGGTCCAAGCCTATGGAACATTATTATGAGGCTAAAGCCAAAGCAGATGAGTACCTCCGAAATACAGACCTGAATTATACAGTACTGATGCCCGGTCGGCTAACAAATAAGGAAGGAAATTCACAAGTAATACTACAGGAAAGAATTGATCCTATTCAGGATGAAACCATTACCCGTTCGGATGTAGCTTCTGTGATTACTGAAATCATGGAAGAGAAGGCTACTTTTAGGAAGAGCTTAGAACTTCTTCAAGGCGAAGACACAATTAAGAAGGCTATCGAAAAGTTGGGGTAA
- the azu gene encoding azurin, with protein sequence MRTLFSLLAIFALAFTNLAQAQDKVEITIEGNDRMQFNMDEIKVEAGQTVVLTLKHVGKLPAAAMGHNWVLLTEGTDIQKFGAAAAKFKDNGYVPEGSDQVIATTELIGGGQETTIEFTAPEAGTYDFICSFPGHYALMKGKFIVE encoded by the coding sequence ATGAGAACATTATTTTCTTTACTGGCTATTTTTGCTCTTGCTTTCACCAACCTGGCACAAGCTCAGGATAAGGTCGAAATCACCATCGAAGGTAACGACCGAATGCAATTTAACATGGATGAAATCAAAGTAGAGGCTGGCCAAACAGTCGTATTAACTTTAAAGCACGTTGGGAAATTACCAGCTGCTGCTATGGGACATAACTGGGTACTTCTAACGGAAGGCACAGACATTCAAAAATTTGGTGCTGCTGCTGCCAAATTCAAAGATAACGGATATGTTCCTGAAGGCTCAGATCAGGTTATTGCTACTACTGAATTAATTGGTGGTGGTCAGGAAACAACTATAGAGTTTACTGCACCTGAAGCCGGAACTTACGATTTCATTTGTAGCTTTCCAGGACACTATGCCCTAATGAAAGGTAAATTTATCGTAGAGTAA
- a CDS encoding NAD-binding protein: protein MKKVNWGVLSTANIGIKHVIPAMQKGTFSSVEGIASRSEVKAKEAADKLGISKYYGSYEELLADEEIDAIYNPLPNHLHVPLTLKALEAGKHVLCEKPIAMDAKEAQELLQATKKYPDLKVMEAFMYRFHPQWELVKTWIKNGEIGKIQTIHSIFTYYNDDPDNIRNKADVGGGGLMDIGCYNISASRYLFEEEPVDVMGEVKLDPDFGVDVLTSGILKFPSGTATFTCSTQASPEQQLTVFGTEGLIRMEIPFNPLEDNSEVTLKKNGEIIKQEDTQANQYTLQGDAFSKAILNDTPVPTPIEDAVANMKVIDALLSGSS from the coding sequence ATGAAAAAGGTGAATTGGGGCGTATTGAGCACAGCTAATATTGGGATTAAACATGTGATTCCTGCTATGCAGAAAGGGACATTTTCGAGCGTAGAAGGGATAGCTTCAAGAAGTGAGGTTAAGGCTAAAGAGGCAGCTGATAAGCTTGGTATCTCTAAGTATTATGGCTCTTATGAAGAATTATTAGCGGATGAAGAAATCGATGCTATTTATAATCCCTTACCTAATCATCTGCATGTGCCATTGACTTTGAAAGCTTTGGAGGCAGGCAAACATGTTCTTTGTGAGAAGCCGATTGCTATGGATGCTAAAGAAGCACAGGAATTACTTCAGGCCACTAAGAAGTACCCTGATCTTAAAGTAATGGAAGCCTTTATGTACCGGTTTCATCCGCAATGGGAACTGGTCAAAACATGGATTAAAAACGGGGAAATAGGAAAGATTCAAACCATTCATTCCATATTTACTTATTACAATGATGATCCGGACAATATTAGGAATAAAGCTGATGTCGGCGGTGGAGGCTTGATGGATATTGGCTGCTATAATATTTCTGCGTCCCGATATTTGTTTGAAGAAGAGCCCGTCGATGTAATGGGCGAAGTTAAACTGGATCCGGATTTTGGGGTAGATGTTTTGACTTCAGGAATCTTAAAATTCCCCAGCGGAACAGCAACATTTACTTGTTCAACGCAGGCAAGTCCTGAGCAACAGCTTACCGTATTTGGAACAGAAGGATTAATCAGAATGGAAATTCCTTTCAATCCACTTGAAGACAACTCCGAGGTAACGCTTAAAAAGAATGGAGAAATCATTAAGCAGGAAGACACTCAGGCCAACCAATATACGCTGCAAGGGGACGCTTTCTCCAAAGCTATTCTAAATGACACCCCGGTACCGACTCCTATAGAGGATGCAGTTGCAAATATGAAAGTAATTGACGCGCTTCTTTCAGGCTCCTCTTAA
- a CDS encoding TetR family transcriptional regulator — MTDKQKATEDQIFEAAARVFQRDGYAGARMQEIADEANINKSMLHYYFRSKDQLFREVFQKEMMRFFPSIFKVLGSDDKLDQKLPKLIDAYYEFLQDNPTLVQFVIQEMNNHPKELRNFMSENDIHPPASFGVQIKKEIEEGNMDPIDPRQLLISIVGLILFPFIAQVMVTTVFDLEEEDYLGFLKNRKEFLTDFILNAINYKRS, encoded by the coding sequence ATGACAGACAAACAGAAGGCAACGGAAGATCAAATTTTCGAAGCGGCAGCAAGAGTATTTCAACGGGATGGCTATGCGGGTGCAAGGATGCAGGAAATAGCAGATGAGGCCAACATCAACAAGTCGATGCTGCATTACTACTTTCGAAGTAAGGATCAGCTTTTCCGGGAAGTATTTCAGAAAGAAATGATGCGGTTTTTTCCGAGCATTTTTAAGGTTCTGGGATCTGATGATAAACTGGATCAGAAGTTGCCAAAGCTTATCGATGCTTATTATGAGTTCCTACAGGATAATCCTACCCTAGTGCAATTTGTGATTCAGGAGATGAATAACCATCCAAAGGAGTTACGGAATTTCATGAGTGAAAATGATATCCATCCACCGGCTAGTTTTGGAGTTCAGATTAAGAAAGAGATAGAAGAGGGAAATATGGATCCCATTGATCCTCGTCAACTGCTCATCAGTATAGTGGGGCTGATTCTGTTTCCATTTATTGCCCAAGTGATGGTCACAACAGTTTTTGATTTGGAAGAAGAGGACTATCTGGGATTTCTAAAGAATCGAAAAGAGTTTCTCACCGACTTCATTTTAAACGCCATAAACTATAAAAGGTCATGA
- a CDS encoding HlyD family secretion protein, giving the protein MNTRTYYFKLPLLLGLLIFMIGCGSEQKSDAYGQFEAEEVTISAEASGTLNSFMVKEGMKLNAGEKVGQIDSTQTHLRKQELQATVKSIQTNISKLDAQAEVYQEQLQTAKKDLQRFTNLKQSNAATQQQIDQAQGQVNVLQKQISSVNVQKQSVYAELETMETRIAQIQDQLEKTKVINPLAGTVLSSYAEPNELVSTGKPLYELANLEEMILRVYISGAQLPTVSLGQEVEVLIDKNAEENESLKGQVRWIASEAEFTPRMIQTKEERVTQVYAVEIAVANPDGKLKIGMPGEVNF; this is encoded by the coding sequence ATGAATACACGAACCTATTATTTCAAACTTCCACTGCTTCTGGGGCTACTGATTTTCATGATTGGCTGTGGGAGTGAACAAAAATCGGATGCTTACGGTCAATTTGAAGCAGAAGAAGTCACTATTTCAGCAGAAGCATCCGGTACCCTAAATAGCTTCATGGTGAAAGAGGGCATGAAATTGAATGCTGGAGAAAAAGTAGGGCAGATTGATTCTACTCAAACTCATCTTAGAAAGCAAGAACTCCAAGCCACCGTAAAATCGATCCAAACAAATATATCAAAGCTGGATGCGCAGGCTGAAGTTTATCAGGAACAGCTTCAAACAGCAAAGAAGGATCTTCAGCGATTCACCAATCTCAAGCAAAGTAATGCAGCTACACAGCAGCAAATTGATCAGGCTCAGGGGCAAGTGAATGTGCTTCAAAAGCAAATTTCATCAGTAAACGTGCAGAAGCAATCGGTGTATGCCGAACTGGAAACAATGGAAACACGCATTGCTCAAATTCAGGATCAACTGGAAAAAACTAAGGTTATCAATCCATTAGCCGGAACGGTGCTTTCGAGTTATGCTGAGCCGAACGAGTTGGTATCAACCGGCAAACCACTGTACGAACTAGCTAATTTAGAAGAGATGATTTTGCGGGTTTATATATCGGGAGCCCAACTCCCAACGGTTAGTTTAGGGCAAGAAGTAGAGGTGCTTATAGATAAGAACGCTGAAGAGAATGAATCGCTGAAAGGTCAGGTTCGGTGGATTGCTTCTGAGGCTGAGTTCACGCCGCGCATGATTCAAACCAAAGAAGAGCGGGTTACCCAGGTGTACGCGGTTGAGATAGCGGTTGCCAACCCTGATGGGAAATTGAAAATTGGCATGCCCGGCGAAGTAAACTTTTAA
- a CDS encoding ATPase gives MNNVVSISSVYKGFGKVEALKEISFEVQKGELFGVIGPDGAGKTTLFRILNTLLIPDAGKATVLGLDVVDDYKKIRPQLGYMPGKFSLYQDLTVEENMNFFASVFGTTIEANYELVKPIYGQLEKFKNRLAGDLSGGMKQKLALSCALIHKPELLLLDEPTTGVDAVSRKEFWEMLKMLKSEGITIIVSTPYMDEADLCDRVALIQEGEIMQIDTPYAIVESFRKPLLGVKASNKYKLLKALQRYDKAYSVHPFGEYIHYTEKGDSVDTAALKAYLTDQGIQDIDIEKIKPDIEDSFMELMHSQGEANHA, from the coding sequence TTGAATAATGTAGTTTCCATATCGTCAGTCTACAAGGGTTTTGGGAAAGTGGAAGCACTCAAAGAAATCTCCTTTGAAGTTCAAAAAGGAGAGCTTTTTGGAGTGATTGGTCCCGATGGTGCCGGAAAGACCACCTTGTTCAGAATCCTAAACACCTTGCTGATTCCGGACGCTGGGAAAGCTACGGTATTAGGACTGGATGTTGTTGATGACTACAAAAAAATCAGGCCACAGCTTGGGTATATGCCCGGGAAGTTTTCGCTTTATCAGGACTTAACGGTAGAAGAGAATATGAATTTCTTCGCCTCTGTTTTTGGAACGACTATTGAAGCGAATTACGAATTGGTAAAGCCAATTTACGGTCAGCTGGAAAAGTTTAAAAACAGGCTGGCAGGAGACCTATCCGGAGGAATGAAGCAGAAGCTGGCGCTGAGTTGTGCGCTTATTCATAAACCGGAATTGTTGCTGTTAGATGAACCAACCACCGGAGTTGATGCTGTTTCCCGCAAGGAATTCTGGGAAATGCTAAAGATGCTTAAATCGGAAGGGATTACCATTATCGTTTCTACTCCTTACATGGATGAAGCAGATTTATGTGATCGGGTGGCGTTAATTCAGGAAGGAGAAATCATGCAAATTGATACTCCCTATGCAATTGTCGAGTCTTTCAGAAAACCCCTTTTGGGAGTGAAAGCAAGCAACAAGTACAAGCTCCTGAAAGCACTGCAACGATATGATAAGGCCTATTCAGTACATCCTTTTGGGGAATACATTCACTATACAGAAAAGGGAGATTCTGTTGATACCGCTGCTTTGAAAGCTTATTTAACTGATCAGGGTATACAGGATATCGATATCGAAAAGATCAAACCTGATATCGAAGATAGCTTCATGGAGTTAATGCATAGTCAGGGGGAAGCTAATCATGCCTGA
- a CDS encoding ABC transporter, whose product MPELAIQTENLTRTFGDFTAVDNITFEVKQGEIFGFLGANGAGKTTAMRMLTGLLTPSSGKALVSGKDVYTEAESIKKNIGYMSQKFSLYDDLTSEENIQFYGGIYGIPDKELAKKIDEVIESVGLGDVRKKLVRSLPLGWKQKLAFSISILHNPKIVFLDEPTGGVDPVTRRQFWEKIYEVSDQGITVFVTTHYMDEAEYCDRISIMVDGRMDAIGTPKELKENMNAESIEDVFIQLARSAERGVG is encoded by the coding sequence ATGCCTGAGCTAGCCATACAAACCGAAAATTTAACCCGAACCTTTGGTGACTTCACTGCTGTAGATAACATCACCTTTGAAGTAAAACAGGGCGAGATATTTGGTTTTTTAGGAGCCAACGGAGCTGGTAAGACTACAGCAATGCGGATGCTCACCGGACTACTCACACCAAGTTCGGGAAAGGCTTTAGTATCAGGTAAGGATGTGTACACCGAAGCCGAGTCTATCAAAAAGAATATTGGTTATATGAGCCAAAAATTTTCGCTCTACGATGACCTCACTTCCGAAGAAAATATTCAGTTTTATGGAGGGATTTACGGCATTCCAGACAAAGAACTTGCCAAGAAGATTGATGAAGTGATTGAATCTGTTGGTTTGGGTGATGTCCGTAAAAAACTAGTTCGCTCTTTACCCCTTGGATGGAAGCAAAAACTCGCCTTTTCTATTTCCATTCTGCATAACCCAAAAATCGTTTTTTTAGATGAACCGACAGGCGGAGTGGATCCGGTCACCCGACGACAGTTTTGGGAGAAAATCTATGAGGTTTCAGATCAGGGAATTACGGTATTTGTGACCACGCACTACATGGACGAAGCTGAATATTGTGACCGTATTTCAATCATGGTTGATGGAAGAATGGACGCAATTGGTACCCCGAAAGAGTTGAAAGAAAACATGAATGCTGAATCAATTGAAGATGTATTCATTCAGCTAGCCAGATCAGCAGAAAGGGGGGTTGGATGA
- a CDS encoding multidrug ABC transporter permease: MNSFSGFVTKEFKQIYRDKRTLAVLFGMPIIMLVLFGFAIRNEVTNAQIGILDLSKDEVTRTLTQKLEASSSFQIQAYLESYEEVEGLFKQGNIKEIVVFEADFKEKLIGNNKADIQIITDATDPNLANLVQSYTSNIIRDYVQELNETSGVQQAGLNPKVRMMYNPELRSVNLFVPGLIAVILMLISALMTSISITREKELGNMEILLVSPLKPYHIIIGKVLPYLVLSVVNVVTILVLASFVFQVPFQGSYFLFFMEAILFILTALALGVFISSAANNQQTAMMVSLAGLLLPTVLLSGFIFPVDSMPVPLQIVSHAIPAKWFLIIVRSIMLKGSEFMLIWKETAILVGITLFFIALSLKKFKVRLQ, from the coding sequence ATGAATTCATTTTCGGGCTTTGTAACAAAAGAGTTCAAACAGATTTATCGTGACAAACGGACTTTGGCCGTACTTTTTGGGATGCCAATCATCATGCTGGTACTGTTTGGATTCGCCATTCGAAATGAAGTAACCAATGCTCAAATAGGAATTTTGGATTTATCGAAAGATGAAGTCACCCGAACCCTTACCCAAAAACTCGAAGCTTCTTCCTCATTTCAAATACAAGCTTACCTGGAAAGTTATGAAGAGGTGGAAGGGTTGTTCAAACAAGGTAATATCAAAGAGATCGTAGTTTTTGAGGCTGATTTCAAAGAGAAGTTGATCGGAAATAACAAGGCCGATATTCAAATCATCACCGATGCGACTGATCCAAATCTGGCAAATCTGGTTCAGTCATATACATCGAATATTATCAGGGATTATGTGCAGGAATTGAATGAGACCAGTGGTGTTCAGCAGGCTGGTTTAAACCCGAAGGTAAGGATGATGTATAATCCAGAACTTCGGAGCGTAAACCTTTTTGTGCCCGGGCTTATTGCTGTGATTCTGATGCTGATTTCAGCCCTCATGACTTCCATCTCCATTACCCGTGAGAAAGAGCTGGGGAATATGGAAATTCTGCTCGTTTCTCCGCTTAAACCTTACCATATCATTATAGGAAAAGTGTTGCCCTATTTGGTGCTTTCGGTGGTTAATGTGGTCACGATTCTGGTTCTTGCGAGTTTTGTATTCCAGGTGCCTTTCCAGGGCTCTTATTTTCTTTTTTTCATGGAAGCCATTCTCTTCATTTTAACCGCACTGGCTTTAGGTGTATTTATTTCCTCGGCTGCGAACAACCAGCAAACGGCAATGATGGTATCCCTGGCTGGACTTTTACTGCCAACGGTTCTGCTTTCAGGATTTATTTTTCCGGTAGACAGCATGCCGGTTCCGCTTCAAATAGTTTCCCATGCTATCCCGGCTAAATGGTTCCTGATCATCGTCCGAAGCATTATGCTTAAAGGCTCTGAGTTTATGTTGATCTGGAAAGAGACAGCCATTTTAGTTGGTATCACACTCTTCTTTATTGCACTGAGTCTTAAAAAATTTAAGGTGAGGCTGCAATGA